The genomic interval GCCTGCTGTTCGCCGCGATCGCCGCCGCCGAGCTGGTGTTCGGCACCTGGCTGTTCGGTCCCTCGTTCGGCGCGCTCAACCTGCCGCGCGACAGCGTTCGGCGGCTGGACGTGAGCGCGCTTCGTCCCGGCGCCGAGCCGGTGCTGTACACCCGCGACCGCTGGGGCCTGCGCGGGCGTTACGAGCACACGGGCGCCATCGGCATCCTCGCCGTCGGCGGCTCCACCACCAACGAAATGTACGTCGGCGACGACGAGACCTGGACCGCGCGGCTTGCGGAACATTTCGCCCGCGCGGGAATTTCCCTGAACGTGGTCAATGCCGGCGCCGAAGGGCAATCGACCGTCGGCCACCTCCACAACTTCGACGCCTGGCTTCCGCTGATCCCGGGGCTCAAGTTCCGCTATCTCCTCGCCTACATCGGGGTCAACGACCTCGCCCTCGGGCCGCGCGGGGCCGACCCCATCCAGGCCGCGTTCGACCGCGCCGAAAGCCCGCAACGGTGGCGGCGCGTCCGCCAATACCTCGCCAACCACAGCGCGCTCTACCGGCTGTGGCGCACGGCGCGCGGCGCGGTCGAGGCCCGGGACGCGGGCATCATCCATGTCTACACCCCCCACGCGGCGTTCCAGTGGATCGAAACGCCGGAACCGGAGGTCGGCGAACCCGAGGCGGGCTCGGACCTCGCCCGCCGGCTGGAGGGCTACGGCGCGCGGGTGACCGAGCTGATCCGCCGAACCCGCGCCCTCGGCGCCGAAGCGATCATCGTCACCCAGAAACGCGGCAACTGGCGGCGCGAACGGGGAAAGCTGCTGTTCGCGCGCAAGCCCGACGGCGCGCCGGACATCTCCGAGTACGCGGAAACGATCCTGTTCAACCGCGCGGCCATGGCCGCCTGCTGGAAGGCGAACGCCATCTGCATCGACCTCGGTTCCGAGATCGAGTTCGAACCCGGCGATTTCTACGACCGCGTCCACACCACGCCGCAGGGTTCGGCGCGCATCGCCGAGTTCCTGTTCGCGCGGCTGAAGGATAAGGTGCGGTGATTTTCGTCGGCGCGGGCGGATGACGAAATCCGCTAGGCGATCTCGAAAATCGCCTCGATCTCGACCGCGGCCTGCGCCGGCAGCGCCGCCATGCCGACCGTGGTGCGCGCGTGCCGCCCGGCGTCGCCGAAGGCGAGCGCCATCAGGTCGGAGGCCCCGTTCGAGACCTTGGCGTGATCGGCGAAATCGGGCGTGCAGTTGACGAAGCCGCCGACCCGGACGCAGCGGCGCACCCGGTCGAGATCGCCGATCGCCGCCTTGAGCTGCGCGAGGATGTTGAGGGCGCAGATCTTCGCCGCCTCGTAGCCCTGCTCGACGGTGACGCCGCCGCCGAGCTTGCCCGCGACCGCGACCTTGCCGTCGCGGTAAGGCAGCTGGCCGGCCATGAACACGAGATTGCCGGTCACCACCGCCGGCACGTAGTTGCCTGCCGGCTTCGTCGCCGCCGGCAACGTCAGCCCCGCGTCCGCCAGACGCTTTTCCACCTGTCCCGCCATGAAGTTCCTCCCCGATCGATCGGGCGATCGTAATCGCTCGGACGCGGCGAGGCCAGCCCGTAGCGCTGCAAGCGTTCGCCCTCGCGCGCAAGCCAGGCGCGGGCGCCCTCCATGTCGTCCG from Rhodospirillales bacterium carries:
- a CDS encoding RidA family protein, coding for MAGQVEKRLADAGLTLPAATKPAGNYVPAVVTGNLVFMAGQLPYRDGKVAVAGKLGGGVTVEQGYEAAKICALNILAQLKAAIGDLDRVRRCVRVGGFVNCTPDFADHAKVSNGASDLMALAFGDAGRHARTTVGMAALPAQAAVEIEAIFEIA